The Odocoileus virginianus isolate 20LAN1187 ecotype Illinois chromosome 27, Ovbor_1.2, whole genome shotgun sequence genome has a window encoding:
- the ID4 gene encoding DNA-binding protein inhibitor ID-4: MKAVSPVRPSGRKAPSGCGGGGGGELALRCLAEHGHSLGGSAAAAAAAAAARCKAAEAAADEPALCLQCDMNDCYSRLRRLVPTIPPNKKVSKVELLQHVIDYILDLQLALETHPALLRQPPPPAPPHLPAGTCPAAPPRTPLTALNTDPAGAVNKQGDSILCR; encoded by the exons ATGAAGGCAGTGAGCCCGGTGCGCCCCTCGGGCCGCAAGGCGCCGTCGGGctgcggcggcggtggcggcggcgagCTGGCGCTGCGCTGCCTGGCCGAGCACGGCCACAGCCTGGGCGGCTcggcggctgcggcggcggcggcggcggccgcgcgcTGCAAGGCGGCCGAGGCGGCGGCCGACGAGCCGGCGCTGTGCCTGCAGTGCGATATGAACGACTGCTACAGCCGCCTGCGAAGGCTGGTGCCCACCATCCCGCCCAACAAGAAAGTCAGCAAAGTGGAGCTCCTGCAGCACGTTATCGACTACATCCTGGATCTGCAGCTGGCGCTGGAGACGCACCCGGCTCTCCTGAggcagccgccgccgcccgcgccgccgcACCTCCCGGCCGGGACCTGCCCGGCCGCGCCACCACGGACCCCGCTCACCGCGCTCAACACCGACCCG GCCGGCGCGGTGAACAAGCAGGGCGACAGCATTCTCTGCCGCTGA